The following coding sequences are from one Gemmatimonadaceae bacterium window:
- a CDS encoding pseudouridine-5'-phosphate glycosidase — protein MDDNSLAVRWSSGLAAQRRDRAIVALESSVLAQGLPAPANRDAHQRMSGAVTSHGALPAVLAMVRGVPTIGLEGDDLERFLRREGVAKVSARDLGWAAARGLDGATTVAASLALCATAGLDVFATGGIGGVHREPPFDESADLLELSRSPVLTVCAGAKSILDLPATFERLDSYGVAVIGFETDVFPGFFTRNTGLPLTASTDDPVEIARAFRAHRALGRLGAMLVVQSPPADAALDERLVDEAVAQALAAAHATGIRGGAMTPFLLGAVGRATGGASLRANLALLAANAALAARIAVALREAG, from the coding sequence GTGGACGACAATTCTCTCGCCGTCCGGTGGTCTTCAGGCCTCGCGGCCCAACGTCGCGATCGCGCCATTGTCGCCCTCGAAAGTTCGGTGCTGGCGCAAGGACTCCCCGCGCCAGCCAACCGCGATGCGCACCAGCGGATGTCTGGAGCGGTCACCTCGCACGGCGCCCTCCCGGCCGTGCTGGCCATGGTGCGCGGCGTCCCGACCATCGGCCTCGAGGGAGACGACCTCGAACGCTTCCTGCGCCGCGAGGGTGTGGCCAAGGTGTCCGCGCGCGATCTCGGCTGGGCCGCGGCGCGCGGCCTCGATGGCGCCACGACCGTCGCCGCGTCACTCGCCCTCTGCGCGACGGCCGGCCTCGACGTCTTCGCCACCGGCGGCATTGGCGGCGTGCACCGCGAGCCGCCGTTCGACGAGTCGGCCGACCTGCTCGAACTCTCGCGTTCGCCGGTCCTGACCGTCTGCGCGGGCGCCAAGTCCATCCTCGACTTGCCGGCGACCTTCGAGCGCCTCGATAGTTACGGCGTGGCGGTCATTGGCTTCGAGACCGATGTCTTCCCGGGGTTCTTCACGCGCAACACGGGGTTGCCGCTGACGGCCTCCACCGACGATCCGGTGGAGATCGCGCGCGCCTTCCGCGCCCACCGGGCGCTCGGACGCCTCGGAGCGATGCTCGTCGTGCAGTCGCCACCCGCTGACGCGGCGCTCGACGAACGACTGGTGGACGAGGCCGTCGCCCAGGCCCTCGCCGCGGCCCACGCGACCGGCATACGTGGCGGCGCCATGACGCCATTCCTCCTCGGCGCCGTCGGTCGCGCCACCGGCGGGGCGTCGTTGCGAGCCAATCTCGCCTTGCTTGCCGCGAATGCGGCCCTCGCGGCCCGAATCGCCGTCGCGCTGCGCGAGGCCGGGTGA
- a CDS encoding alpha/beta hydrolase gives MPRFDHLRIPVGPGDLHAERYGFGDHALVLLHGFGTSTFLWRRVAPALPLGRVTAWAMDLLGHGESDRPAEGDFGVVAQAQCVEQAMTSLRIGRATVVGVDMGASVALRLAATRPGRVQGIVLISPPPPSRVRGEDLAELGRVSAAHLFEATRGMLGAAAWLGPLLTRSVAAAEAMPARLVARYAAPFVGADGVRHLQALANAVTDSDASDLDLSRIAARTLVLRGEHDAWCGSTDASRLATAISGAELRAVPSAGRLIPEEAPDALAALLADWALPLPGPLSHDMATRRS, from the coding sequence GTGCCTCGCTTCGACCATCTCCGCATTCCTGTCGGGCCAGGGGACCTGCACGCCGAGCGCTACGGGTTCGGCGACCACGCGCTGGTGCTCCTGCACGGCTTCGGCACCTCAACGTTTCTCTGGCGGCGAGTCGCGCCGGCGCTCCCGCTGGGCCGTGTGACGGCCTGGGCCATGGACCTGCTCGGACACGGGGAATCGGATCGCCCCGCCGAGGGTGACTTTGGCGTCGTTGCGCAGGCGCAGTGCGTGGAGCAGGCCATGACCTCGCTACGCATCGGCCGTGCGACGGTGGTGGGCGTGGATATGGGCGCCTCGGTGGCGTTGCGTCTGGCTGCCACGCGTCCGGGCCGCGTGCAGGGAATCGTCCTGATCAGCCCGCCACCGCCTAGCCGGGTTCGCGGCGAGGATCTCGCGGAGCTCGGTCGCGTCTCTGCCGCGCACCTCTTCGAGGCCACCCGGGGGATGCTGGGCGCCGCGGCGTGGCTGGGTCCGCTGCTGACGCGCAGCGTCGCGGCCGCCGAGGCGATGCCCGCCCGGTTGGTGGCGCGCTACGCGGCGCCGTTTGTGGGGGCCGACGGCGTTCGACATCTGCAGGCGCTCGCCAACGCGGTGACGGACAGCGATGCGAGCGATCTGGACCTTTCCCGGATCGCGGCGCGCACGCTCGTGCTGCGCGGCGAGCACGATGCCTGGTGCGGCAGCACCGATGCCTCGCGTCTCGCCACCGCGATTTCAGGGGCGGAGCTGCGCGCGGTTCCCTCGGCCGGTCGGCTCATTCCGGAGGAGGCGCCCGACGCCCTCGCCGCTTTGCTGGCCGACTGGGCACTGCCGCTGCCGGGGCCGCTCTCGCACGACATGGCCACGCGTCGTTCGTAG
- a CDS encoding pitrilysin family protein, whose translation MLAPERVHRHRLDNGLTVLIAPDDRVPVVAVVTWVAAGYFDEPDELVGIAHVLEHMYFKGTPTRGVGDIARQTKVQGGYLNAGTIYDHTSYYTVLPAAGFAAGLEIQADAYANSLIDAGELAREIEVIVEEAKRKADSPHAVATETLFELLHDRHRMRRWRIGREPGLRSLTRDQVHRFYRTYYRPSNTVLAIAGDVAVEDALAHVERLYGALPDEPVTRDRGPHEPPRRDFRLREWTGDIARAEVAMGWRTPSVTHPDAPRLDVVASVLAAGRSSRLYRAVRDRQLASSVTAYQYVPVELGVFVVHATSRVDQALDCAAAAWGQLSRVRAGDVSDEELARVHQMQAAQWLRRLETVEGRANHLAAWEALGGWHKGAEYFAAMQRTTAAAVADVARRVLDPDAAAVVIYRPNGSADVAGSADALRAALDAATPAPLTPSAAVPLARSDRAPARRDGATADVHIFRTAAGVPVLVKRTPRAPIAYAGVFVRAGADVEPSALQGVSALAARAALKGTRTRSAEHIAEEGERLGASLAAAAGADTMHWTISVPVGQLDGALALLGDVVQAPTMPADAVDAERTVSLSQVAQLRDDMYRWPMHLAARAAWGEHPYARVALGTDETLNALTPDDLRRWHRDVVAQGEQVIVMVGDSEPERMAEMAAGAFASLMPAPHRSIIAPDWPTVGGEAAERRDKAQTALVLAYPGPARNDPRRFAAGLLGGVASGLGGRFFEALRDRQSLAYTVIASPVVRPLAGLFVAYIATSPHKEAEAHRGLLAEIDKLRTAPVSADELHRARTYALGTWAIRQESGGAVMGDIADAWLFGTLDELRDFERCVRSVSVADLQAVASDFLDPARGVVGAVRGEVGRAV comes from the coding sequence GTGCTGGCGCCGGAGCGGGTGCACCGGCACCGGCTCGACAACGGCCTGACCGTGCTGATCGCGCCCGACGACCGCGTCCCCGTGGTCGCCGTCGTCACCTGGGTCGCCGCCGGCTACTTCGACGAACCCGACGAGCTGGTCGGCATCGCGCACGTGCTCGAGCACATGTACTTCAAGGGGACGCCGACGCGCGGCGTGGGCGACATCGCCCGGCAGACCAAGGTGCAGGGCGGTTACCTGAACGCCGGCACCATCTACGATCACACCAGCTACTACACGGTGCTGCCGGCGGCCGGCTTCGCGGCGGGCCTCGAGATCCAGGCGGACGCGTACGCCAACTCGCTCATCGACGCGGGTGAGCTCGCCCGCGAGATCGAGGTGATCGTCGAGGAGGCCAAGCGGAAGGCCGACAGTCCGCACGCGGTGGCCACCGAGACCCTGTTCGAGCTTCTGCACGACCGGCACCGGATGCGCCGCTGGCGCATCGGCCGTGAGCCCGGCTTGCGCTCGCTCACCCGCGATCAGGTGCACCGCTTCTATCGCACCTACTACCGTCCGTCCAACACCGTGCTCGCCATCGCCGGTGACGTGGCGGTCGAGGACGCGCTCGCGCACGTCGAACGTCTCTACGGTGCGCTCCCCGATGAGCCGGTGACGCGGGACCGCGGACCACACGAACCGCCGCGCCGTGATTTTCGCCTGCGCGAATGGACGGGCGATATCGCCCGGGCCGAGGTCGCGATGGGATGGCGCACGCCGTCGGTGACGCATCCCGACGCGCCGCGCCTCGATGTGGTGGCCAGCGTGCTGGCCGCCGGCCGGTCGTCACGGCTGTACCGCGCGGTGCGCGACCGTCAGCTCGCGTCATCCGTGACGGCGTATCAGTACGTGCCCGTCGAACTCGGCGTCTTCGTCGTGCACGCGACCTCGCGTGTCGACCAGGCGCTGGACTGCGCGGCCGCCGCGTGGGGGCAACTGTCGCGGGTCAGGGCCGGCGACGTGTCGGATGAGGAGCTGGCGCGCGTCCACCAGATGCAGGCCGCGCAGTGGTTGCGCCGGCTCGAGACCGTCGAGGGACGCGCCAATCATCTCGCCGCGTGGGAGGCGCTCGGGGGCTGGCACAAGGGGGCCGAGTACTTCGCCGCGATGCAGCGCACCACCGCCGCCGCGGTGGCCGACGTCGCGCGTCGCGTCCTCGATCCGGATGCAGCGGCCGTCGTGATCTATCGTCCGAACGGCTCCGCCGACGTGGCCGGGAGCGCGGACGCCCTGCGCGCGGCGCTTGACGCCGCGACGCCGGCCCCGCTCACGCCGAGCGCCGCGGTGCCACTCGCTCGGTCTGACCGCGCGCCTGCGCGGCGCGACGGCGCGACGGCGGACGTGCACATCTTTCGCACGGCCGCCGGTGTTCCGGTGCTGGTCAAGCGCACGCCGCGCGCGCCCATCGCGTATGCCGGGGTCTTCGTCCGCGCCGGCGCCGATGTCGAGCCGTCGGCGCTGCAGGGCGTCTCGGCGCTTGCGGCTCGCGCGGCCCTCAAGGGGACGCGCACGCGGAGTGCGGAGCACATCGCCGAAGAAGGCGAGCGCCTTGGCGCGTCGCTGGCGGCCGCAGCCGGCGCCGACACGATGCACTGGACCATTTCGGTGCCCGTGGGCCAGTTGGACGGCGCCCTCGCCCTCCTCGGCGACGTCGTGCAGGCGCCAACGATGCCCGCGGACGCCGTCGATGCCGAGCGCACGGTGTCGCTGTCGCAAGTCGCGCAACTGCGCGACGACATGTACCGGTGGCCGATGCACCTCGCGGCGCGCGCGGCGTGGGGGGAGCACCCCTACGCGCGCGTCGCGCTGGGCACCGACGAGACGCTCAACGCGCTCACCCCCGACGACTTGCGGCGCTGGCATCGCGACGTCGTGGCGCAGGGTGAGCAGGTGATCGTCATGGTCGGCGACAGCGAGCCGGAGCGAATGGCTGAGATGGCGGCGGGCGCCTTCGCGTCACTCATGCCGGCGCCGCACCGATCCATCATTGCGCCCGACTGGCCGACCGTCGGCGGCGAGGCGGCCGAGCGGCGCGACAAGGCGCAGACGGCCCTGGTGCTCGCCTATCCCGGGCCGGCGCGCAACGATCCGCGACGGTTCGCCGCCGGGTTACTGGGCGGCGTGGCGAGCGGGCTGGGGGGGCGCTTCTTCGAGGCGTTGCGCGACCGGCAGTCGCTTGCCTACACGGTCATCGCGTCGCCCGTGGTGCGGCCGCTCGCCGGGCTGTTCGTGGCGTACATCGCGACCTCACCGCACAAGGAGGCCGAGGCCCACCGCGGGCTGCTGGCGGAGATCGACAAGCTGCGCACGGCACCCGTGAGTGCGGACGAGCTGCATCGGGCGCGCACCTACGCGCTGGGCACGTGGGCGATCCGCCAGGAGAGCGGCGGGGCGGTGATGGGCGATATCGCCGACGCGTGGCTGTTTGGCACGCTCGATGAACTGCGCGACTTCGAGCGCTGCGTGCGCAGTGTATCGGTGGCTGACCTGCAGGCCGTGGCGTCTGATTTTCTTGATCCGGCGCGCGGCGTCGTGGGCGCGGTGCGGGGCGAGGTCGGCCGCGCGGTGTGA
- a CDS encoding DUF2461 domain-containing protein: MNAPPFNGFRPTALAFLRALKKNNRREWFEAHRDTFEREIKAPLKTFIEDLDVRFATAAPEFVGDPKSSLFRIHRDIRFSTDKSPYKTHAAFWIFHRAPGRGVGQTVDGGAGFYFHLEPGSSLVAAGLWMPPRPKLQRVRDAIADDPRSWERVVLNRAFVRRFGGLTEDDPGVLLKRLPRGYAPGHPAERWLRFNSFTASRALSDTDVQSPKLAAMVMRDFTAMIPFARWLNRALGFLPSTHR; this comes from the coding sequence ATGAATGCGCCGCCCTTCAACGGATTCCGCCCCACCGCGCTCGCCTTCCTGCGCGCGCTCAAGAAGAACAATCGCCGGGAGTGGTTCGAGGCCCATCGCGACACGTTCGAGCGCGAGATCAAGGCGCCGCTCAAGACCTTCATCGAGGATCTCGACGTTCGCTTTGCGACGGCGGCGCCGGAGTTCGTCGGTGACCCGAAGTCGTCGCTGTTCCGCATCCACCGCGACATTCGCTTCTCGACGGACAAGTCGCCGTACAAGACGCACGCGGCATTCTGGATCTTCCATCGTGCCCCGGGACGCGGCGTGGGTCAGACGGTGGACGGCGGCGCCGGATTCTACTTTCACCTCGAGCCGGGCAGTTCGCTGGTCGCCGCCGGACTGTGGATGCCGCCACGCCCGAAGTTGCAGCGTGTGCGCGATGCGATTGCCGATGACCCCAGGTCATGGGAGCGCGTCGTGCTGAACCGGGCGTTCGTGCGGCGCTTCGGCGGGCTCACCGAGGACGATCCGGGCGTGCTGCTCAAGCGGCTGCCGCGCGGGTACGCGCCGGGACACCCGGCGGAGCGGTGGCTGCGCTTCAACTCGTTCACCGCGTCGCGCGCGCTCTCGGACACGGACGTGCAGTCTCCGAAGCTGGCGGCGATGGTCATGCGGGACTTCACCGCCATGATTCCGTTCGCGCGCTGGCTCAATCGCGCCCTCGGCTTCCTGCCCAGCACACACCGCTGA
- a CDS encoding cyclic nucleotide-binding domain-containing protein, with the protein MSPTEGAMADYTELLKGVAIFQDLDEGELARVSEVCRTQDFVSGEYVFKEGEPGNRLYLVVDGEVRISRMIPGSGEEALAILKKGSLFGEMAVFDRSERSTDAISNGSCKLLSISRSDFELLLDFNRELAYKVLWSCTRLLSSRLRSTNDSLRSFLAMSMF; encoded by the coding sequence GTGTCACCCACAGAGGGCGCGATGGCCGATTACACCGAACTGCTGAAGGGCGTCGCCATCTTCCAGGACCTCGATGAAGGGGAGCTCGCGCGCGTCTCGGAAGTGTGCCGGACGCAGGATTTCGTATCGGGCGAATACGTCTTCAAGGAAGGCGAACCGGGCAACCGCCTGTACCTCGTGGTCGATGGCGAGGTGCGGATCAGCCGCATGATTCCTGGCAGCGGCGAGGAAGCGCTGGCGATCCTCAAGAAGGGGTCGCTCTTTGGCGAGATGGCGGTGTTCGACCGCAGCGAGCGGTCCACGGATGCGATCTCGAACGGTAGCTGCAAGCTCCTCTCGATCTCGCGCAGCGACTTCGAGCTGTTGCTCGACTTCAACCGCGAGCTCGCCTACAAGGTGCTGTGGTCGTGCACCCGGCTGCTCTCGTCGCGGCTGCGGTCGACGAATGACAGCCTGCGAAGCTTCCTGGCGATGAGCATGTTCTAG
- a CDS encoding vitamin K epoxide reductase family protein, which produces MIIAALALIGLFVALYLWFFKLGLIGALSCKIGGCDKVNTSPWAMLFGQPVAMWGVLYYVALFATAYASTLERFAADRRAAVALVVLTGWGVLFSAYLTYLELAVIHAVCQWCVISAILVVIMFGVAIWELRTTE; this is translated from the coding sequence ATGATCATCGCCGCGCTGGCCCTGATCGGGCTTTTCGTGGCGTTGTACCTCTGGTTCTTCAAGCTGGGCCTCATCGGCGCGCTCTCGTGCAAGATCGGCGGGTGCGACAAGGTGAACACCAGCCCGTGGGCCATGCTCTTCGGCCAGCCCGTGGCGATGTGGGGGGTGCTGTACTACGTGGCGCTGTTCGCGACGGCCTATGCGAGCACGCTCGAGCGCTTCGCGGCCGACCGGCGCGCCGCCGTCGCGCTGGTCGTGCTCACCGGATGGGGCGTGCTCTTCAGCGCGTACCTGACCTACCTGGAGCTGGCCGTCATTCACGCCGTCTGTCAGTGGTGCGTCATCAGCGCGATTCTGGTCGTGATCATGTTTGGGGTGGCGATCTGGGAACTGAGAACGACAGAGTGA
- a CDS encoding S-adenosylmethionine decarboxylase codes for MRDQAPGLLTHDAADFRGVPASLLRDQASLSGLLIAAAGAAGLTTVEPPLVRSLPRGGLVILLLLDIGHVTLHTVPDEGVLALDLLVSAAKDARKAIDVVTRRLALRAVRATHSDRG; via the coding sequence GTGAGAGACCAGGCGCCGGGGCTCCTGACGCACGACGCGGCGGACTTCCGCGGCGTCCCAGCGTCGTTGTTGCGGGATCAGGCGTCGCTGTCCGGACTGCTGATCGCGGCGGCGGGTGCCGCGGGACTCACGACGGTGGAGCCGCCGCTGGTGCGATCGCTGCCGCGCGGCGGCCTGGTGATTCTGCTGCTGCTCGACATCGGCCACGTGACGCTCCACACCGTGCCGGACGAGGGTGTGCTCGCACTCGACCTGCTGGTGAGCGCCGCCAAGGATGCCCGCAAGGCGATTGACGTCGTAACCCGGCGGCTGGCGCTGCGAGCGGTGCGCGCCACGCACAGCGACCGCGGCTGA
- a CDS encoding DsbA family protein — MAKTNPRASQKQFTFLIVAIAIIGAGALGWVATRPKGGGEAVDPNLPIGTAEGFLLGKPDAPVQIIEFADFECPACAQFAMLTEPDIRARLVNTGMVSVRFFVFPLPMHKNTWAASNAAFCANEQGKFWEMHDRLFYTQDLWNTQATSSPDKKMKGYAADLGLDADKFEECYDSKRHYPNIKASGVEAQNRLIDETPSFIIGGKKYAGSLPYDEIKKLVDAELVKVGKADTAKKGGK, encoded by the coding sequence GTGGCCAAGACGAATCCGCGCGCCTCGCAGAAGCAGTTCACCTTCCTCATTGTTGCCATCGCAATCATTGGCGCCGGTGCGCTTGGCTGGGTCGCCACCCGGCCCAAGGGAGGCGGCGAGGCCGTCGACCCGAACCTCCCGATCGGCACAGCCGAGGGCTTCCTGTTGGGCAAGCCGGATGCGCCCGTGCAGATCATCGAGTTCGCGGACTTCGAGTGTCCGGCCTGCGCCCAGTTCGCCATGCTCACGGAGCCCGACATCCGCGCGCGCCTGGTGAACACGGGGATGGTGTCGGTGCGCTTCTTCGTCTTCCCGCTCCCGATGCACAAGAACACCTGGGCGGCGTCGAACGCGGCCTTCTGCGCCAACGAGCAGGGGAAGTTCTGGGAGATGCACGATCGGCTGTTCTACACGCAGGACCTGTGGAACACGCAGGCCACGTCGAGCCCGGACAAGAAGATGAAGGGCTACGCCGCGGATCTCGGCCTCGATGCGGACAAGTTCGAGGAGTGCTACGACAGCAAGCGGCATTACCCCAACATCAAGGCGAGCGGCGTCGAGGCCCAGAATCGGCTCATCGACGAGACGCCGTCCTTCATCATCGGCGGCAAGAAGTACGCCGGGAGCCTGCCATATGACGAAATCAAGAAGCTCGTCGACGCGGAGCTCGTGAAGGTCGGCAAGGCGGACACGGCCAAGAAGGGCGGCAAGTGA
- a CDS encoding tetratricopeptide repeat protein gives MSSSFLSSEEYDERAHQQYNEGNYDGALVTLHEGLALYPNAVELHVGVGYARLARDEFAWARRSFEEALVLDPEHEDGLAGLAETLLRFGQVDAAKRIFGRVRALGYEDDIELMQQIGRALFRDELFDEALEYFEVAVRQAPESAEAVALVGYTQHRLGQDEAAVETLRRALKLDSGYTEARIYLGNLLYDRGDFEAALYQLDQTQPDDHWDELGIWRLIELRKSHLRLPDGDPSFEPWETRLADLAPVIDATDEMLGEMETRFNDEDARDARSQLELFGSLLSELSDERAGTEPHRVEFSDGRGYVGTWDEIVVQMRDANPGAALRTVPEYMQSEARRGFSLTGMLIPAGDAEAFLRGCADAGLLRIVH, from the coding sequence ATGTCGTCTTCGTTCCTGAGTTCCGAAGAGTACGACGAACGAGCGCACCAGCAGTACAACGAGGGGAACTACGACGGCGCCCTCGTCACGCTGCACGAAGGGTTGGCCCTGTATCCCAACGCGGTCGAACTGCACGTCGGCGTGGGCTACGCCCGCCTCGCCCGCGATGAGTTCGCGTGGGCGCGCCGCAGCTTCGAGGAGGCGCTGGTCCTCGATCCCGAGCACGAGGACGGGCTGGCCGGCCTCGCCGAAACGCTGCTGCGCTTCGGCCAGGTGGATGCGGCCAAGCGGATCTTCGGCCGCGTGCGCGCGCTCGGCTACGAAGACGACATCGAGCTGATGCAGCAGATCGGGCGCGCCCTCTTCCGCGATGAACTCTTCGACGAGGCGCTGGAGTACTTCGAAGTGGCGGTGCGCCAGGCGCCGGAGAGCGCGGAGGCCGTCGCGCTCGTGGGTTACACGCAGCATCGCCTGGGCCAGGATGAGGCGGCCGTCGAGACGCTGCGGCGCGCGCTGAAGCTCGACTCCGGGTACACCGAGGCGCGCATCTACCTTGGCAACCTGCTGTACGACCGCGGCGATTTCGAGGCGGCACTGTACCAGCTGGACCAGACGCAGCCCGACGACCACTGGGACGAACTGGGCATCTGGCGGCTCATCGAGCTCCGCAAATCGCACCTCCGCCTCCCCGACGGGGATCCGTCGTTCGAGCCGTGGGAAACCCGCCTGGCCGACCTGGCGCCGGTCATCGACGCCACGGACGAGATGCTGGGCGAGATGGAGACGCGGTTCAACGATGAGGACGCGCGTGATGCCCGCAGCCAGCTCGAGCTCTTCGGCTCGCTGCTCAGCGAACTTTCGGACGAGCGTGCCGGCACGGAGCCGCACCGCGTCGAATTCAGCGACGGACGCGGCTACGTCGGGACCTGGGACGAGATCGTCGTGCAGATGCGCGACGCCAACCCCGGCGCCGCGCTCCGCACGGTCCCGGAATACATGCAGAGCGAGGCGCGTCGCGGCTTCTCGCTGACGGGGATGCTGATTCCGGCCGGCGACGCCGAGGCGTTCCTGCGCGGCTGCGCCGACGCGGGCCTCCTGCGCATCGTCCACTGA
- a CDS encoding CDP-alcohol phosphatidyltransferase family protein: MERDSLATLPNAISLSRLFLAALFPAVHDHDLRLLILAAAGSTDFFDGWLARRRQQFSRMGALIDPFADRIFVLVAICTLLLEGQVTTLQYFIFLLRDIATAVAFVVAKSVASLRRATFKARFSGKLATVLQLVALPAIVIDHRATAWAVAIVGVVSLISVADYTVVLWRARAQS; encoded by the coding sequence ATGGAGCGTGACTCCCTGGCGACGCTTCCCAACGCCATCTCGTTGTCCCGGCTGTTCCTGGCGGCGCTCTTCCCCGCCGTCCACGATCACGACCTGCGCCTGCTCATTCTGGCGGCCGCGGGGTCGACCGATTTCTTCGATGGCTGGCTCGCCCGCCGCCGCCAGCAGTTCAGCCGGATGGGCGCGCTGATCGATCCCTTTGCCGATCGGATCTTCGTCCTCGTCGCCATCTGCACGCTGCTGCTCGAGGGGCAGGTGACCACCCTGCAGTATTTCATCTTCCTGCTGCGCGACATCGCCACGGCGGTCGCGTTCGTCGTCGCCAAGTCGGTGGCCTCGCTGCGGCGCGCCACCTTCAAGGCGCGCTTCTCGGGGAAGCTGGCGACGGTGCTGCAACTCGTCGCGCTTCCGGCCATCGTCATCGACCACCGCGCGACCGCCTGGGCCGTGGCTATCGTCGGCGTCGTCTCGCTCATCTCGGTGGCGGACTACACCGTGGTGCTCTGGCGTGCCCGTGCGCAATCATAG
- a CDS encoding serine/threonine-protein kinase, which produces MTTDLRESLQQALDAEYVLQDELPRGGMSRVFLAVERALHRKVVLKVLDPELAATLSAERFKREIALAARLQHPHIVPLLHAGAVDGKLFYSMPFVEGESLRELMARERPMSIDRITQILVEVAGALDFAHAQGVVHRDIKPENVMLFHGQAVVLDFGIAKAVSDSTHSGGGATTAPRLTLQGTSLGTPTYIAPEQAAGDPTLDHRADIYSVGCVAYEMLTGHPPFRGKTPQAVMIAHAKESPEPIAKRRPDAPPALTRLVMRCLAKAPDGRPRRASEIVAALRGDQGVSGLRGLLDRAPWWLPWLLAALSTAVAIGVATSR; this is translated from the coding sequence ATGACGACGGACTTGCGGGAATCGCTGCAGCAGGCGCTCGACGCCGAGTACGTCCTTCAGGACGAGTTGCCGCGCGGCGGGATGTCCCGCGTCTTCCTGGCCGTCGAACGGGCGCTGCACCGGAAAGTGGTGCTGAAGGTTCTCGATCCGGAACTGGCGGCGACCCTGAGCGCGGAGCGGTTCAAGCGGGAGATTGCGCTGGCCGCGCGGCTGCAGCACCCGCACATCGTCCCGCTCCTGCACGCCGGCGCGGTGGACGGCAAGCTGTTCTACTCGATGCCGTTCGTGGAGGGCGAGTCGCTGCGCGAACTGATGGCGCGCGAGCGCCCGATGAGCATCGACCGCATTACGCAGATCCTGGTTGAAGTGGCGGGGGCGCTCGACTTCGCGCACGCGCAGGGCGTGGTGCACCGCGACATCAAGCCCGAGAACGTGATGCTCTTTCACGGGCAGGCGGTCGTGCTCGACTTCGGCATCGCCAAGGCGGTGAGCGACTCGACGCATTCCGGCGGCGGCGCCACCACGGCGCCGCGCCTCACGCTGCAGGGGACGAGCCTTGGCACGCCGACGTACATCGCGCCGGAACAGGCGGCGGGCGACCCCACGCTCGATCACCGCGCCGACATCTACAGCGTGGGGTGCGTGGCGTACGAGATGCTGACGGGCCATCCGCCGTTCCGCGGCAAGACCCCGCAGGCGGTCATGATCGCGCATGCCAAGGAGTCACCCGAACCGATCGCCAAGCGGCGCCCGGACGCGCCGCCGGCATTGACCCGGCTGGTGATGCGGTGCCTCGCCAAGGCGCCGGATGGCCGCCCGCGGCGGGCTTCCGAGATCGTCGCCGCCCTGCGGGGCGATCAGGGCGTCAGCGGCCTTCGCGGACTGCTCGATCGTGCCCCGTGGTGGCTGCCGTGGCTGCTGGCCGCCCTGTCGACCGCCGTGGCCATCGGCGTGGCGACGTCGCGCTGA